CACTAACGTACCCTTCAATTATCCCCGAACTCACCCACTTGGAAGTGGTGAAAGTTTACTTGGGACACGAGGTCATTCATATAGTTCTCGTTATACCGTAAAGTTCTAATAGCGTCACGAGCATGGAGCCCGCGCACTCAACGGCGGAATCTGACCGGCTCCGTTTTTTCCGCGTGATCTCGCCGCCCCGGAGGAGACAGAACTGGTCGGACGAGTGTCCTAATCGCCTTTCACTCGCCTGTCTCTCGCCGTTCGGCAGTTGATCGATTTTGCAATTCCCGCAGTGCTATATCGGCCCCCTGCGAACCGCGGGCGGGTGATTATCGCGGACGACGTCAAGACTGTTTGTCCGGTTATCGCGTCCGTTGTTGCGTATACACCAGCTGTACGAGCCCCCCTCGCCGTTATCGGGACTTGCACAAGACCCCTGCAGCGAGAATCCCGCGTCGTGTCGCCGGATTTTGGAAACTTGATGGCATGCGGTAGCACACCGACGAGTCAGATCAGCTTACGAATCCCATGAAGCAACAGCTAGCAACAATGTTCTCCTGGAGGAATGTCGTCTCCCTCGTCTCGCAGAAGTTTGTGAGGAAGTTACATCTGTCGAAAGTCCGGTGAGCACAGGATCAATCGAAAAGAAGGACTTTTttggaaagaaaatatattttaataaaggacatacaatttaaaaaaattaatttcttcgaGTAAAATCttacgtataatatataaattactgtattgtctttttaataacatatattttcatttcatatttcttttatataaaatgtatctttaattattctattctTATTCTAAATCAAATTGTACGATATTCGGTACTCCTAAtccacaattattttttaatttgcaaagcAGATAacgcaatataaattataactttctAATAGTATGTAAAAAGTAGGTTTATTATGACATATGCATGTAGAAtctttaaatgttaaacaagCATTAAACATAGAAAATAGCAGTgacaaaagataattttatttttattttcaattattttataaattctttgtttCTGCCAAAactgtatttctttttattttatatgtatatattttttattaaaaaataatctaaaaatattaaataatcatgattttctattatttttattaaattcaaaattttgtcatttttatatatatatatataggcaAGAAGCTGTGATCATAGATGGGACTAAAATAGCAGAGGAGATTCAAGAGGAATTAAAGGTGGTTGTAGAAACTTGTATACATGCAGGAAAAAAGAGGCCAAAGCTGGTGGCGATATTAGTGGGGAACCATCCATCCAGCAAAGCATACATTGGTAGGAAAATGAAAGCAGCAAAGTCAAtaggtaattttatttttattcttgcagCAAACAGATAATAGTTTCCACAGTTTAATTCACAAgttaatcatatttattgATGATTATCAGGAATCGAGAGTTACACTATTCATTTGGGAGAAAATATAACGCAAGCAGACCTGCTTAAGGAAATTGATAGTCTCAACAGAGATCCGTCAGTTGATGGTGTTCTGGTTCAGTTACCGCTGCCAAAGGGCATGAATGAGAGAGAAGTATGTCAAGCGATAGTTCCTAAGAAGGACGTGGATGGCTTCCACTTGGAAAACCTTGGTAATCTGACATTGGACAATAGCAGTATTGTACCCGCCACTGCTCTAGCTGTTAAGGAACTGGTCCTCAGAAGCAAAATCGAGACTTTTGGAAAGAACGCCGTAGTTGTGGGTAGATCGAAACACGTCGGACTGCCTATCGCACTTTTACTTCACGCCGATGGCAAAGGTGATTGAATTATGTTATCAATTCGGCAGTAAAATTTCATCGTACTATAAAGTCGAGATAACATTTTGACGTCATAGACCTTTCAAATTGTGTCACTTGTGTGTGCTGTTTGTTTTGTCTGTAGCTTTATCTAAATTCTTGCAAACTGTTtcgtaataatttcttttatttttgtcaattcATGCTTCCTCTTTCTTTAAGAGGAAACTTTATCAcgaattaaagttttaatacatGACTACATAAAGACAGTATATCAGTCCCCGAATCAtctgtaaataattgtttgagaaaaatattaaataagcgttaaaaataaaaaattgcaaattaattaatatctttagataatttttacatagatttgataaaatgttgtacttgtaaatttaattatattaaattatttttatttgttcgtTGATGTAGTGACTTTACGTAAATTtcgtcaaatttttatatttttatcttggattttttaaactaacaTGCTATTTTTTAGGTGAAACGGGCGCACTGGATATGACAACGACAATCTGCCATCGTCACACACCTCACACAGAGCTAGAGAAATACACGAAACTAGCGGATTTGGTGGTGGTGGCAGCCGGGGTTCCTGGCTTGATTACCAAGGAAATGATAAAACCAGGTGCCTGCGTTATCGATGTGGGTATCACCAGGGTGAAGACAGCAGAAGGCAAGCATCGTCTGGTGGGGGACGTGGATTACGACAACGTGAAAGAGATTGCTGGGCATATCACGCCGGTTCCTGGCGGTGTTGGCCCCATGACGGTCGCGATGCTGATGAAGAATACGGTTACGGCCGCTATGAGGAATCAAGAAGACACAAAGCAATCTGACCAATTAGAAGACAGCAAGGCATTTATATGTTGACATACGACGAATAGCTTGTTTTAGGACCTCCGTTTGATGATTGttgtattttgtaatacaCAAATGAAGTATTATTCTtgcaaagataattataaataaaattgtttatccaTTTAATTTAAGCAATGTTATCTCAgaccattatatatatttattaaa
This genomic window from Monomorium pharaonis isolate MP-MQ-018 chromosome 8, ASM1337386v2, whole genome shotgun sequence contains:
- the LOC105835617 gene encoding bifunctional methylenetetrahydrofolate dehydrogenase/cyclohydrolase, mitochondrial, encoding MKQQLATMFSWRNVVSLVSQKFVRKLHLSKVRQEAVIIDGTKIAEEIQEELKVVVETCIHAGKKRPKLVAILVGNHPSSKAYIGRKMKAAKSIGIESYTIHLGENITQADLLKEIDSLNRDPSVDGVLVQLPLPKGMNEREVCQAIVPKKDVDGFHLENLGNLTLDNSSIVPATALAVKELVLRSKIETFGKNAVVVGRSKHVGLPIALLLHADGKGETGALDMTTTICHRHTPHTELEKYTKLADLVVVAAGVPGLITKEMIKPGACVIDVGITRVKTAEGKHRLVGDVDYDNVKEIAGHITPVPGGVGPMTVAMLMKNTVTAAMRNQEDTKQSDQLEDSKAFIC